The DNA region ATCACCATTAGTACTTTGCATCGGAAGGACACTCCGGggtttcatcttcttggatccacTTTGGGCTTCTCAGATTGGCGTTCCATAAGTATTATTCTTCaccaataatatattttttctcccGACTCTTCATTTTATCAAGTTTCTCAGGTAAGATCAACTAATATCAAAGACTCTTTTTCTGACGTTAcattaatatttattatattacaTAGTGGAGCAAGATTTACATCTAATTAACACAATAGCCCATCCCAAATAACATCTTTCCGATTTCTATATAAATTTGGGGGCCTGAAGCAGTTTCTTCGTATAATTTTGATTGGAATAATCTGGACATCTATTAAAGGCTGCAGGCGGCAGGCGGCAGGCGGCAGCGGCAGGTGACGGCATGTTCTATCAATCTTCTCTTTTGCTTGTTATgtggtggtttctcttcttcGTGTTCTGCCTCCGGTGGACACGGTCCAAGAAATCACCGGTCGACCGTCCCCCTGCGGTACCGGGTCTCCCTGTCTTTGGGAACCTCCACCAGCTCGGCTCCCTCCCGCACCGCTCCCTGCGAGCGCTCGCCGAGAAGCATGGCCCCGTCATGGCCCTCCGCTTGGGCCGCGTCCCCACCGTCGTCGTCTCCTCTCCGGCGGGCGCCCAAGAGGTCTTGAAGACCCGCGACCTCGCCTTCGCGAACCGCCCGGACTCGAGCCTCGCCGACCGAATCTTCTACAGCTCGCAGGACCTGGCCTTCAGCAAGTACGGCGAGCCGTGGCGCCAAATGCGGCGCATCGGCGTCCTCCACCTCCTCAACCAGAAGCAGGTGCACTCCTTCCGCAAGGTCCGGGAGGAGGAGGCCGACGCCCTCGTCGCCAGGATCCGCTCCGCCGCTGGCTGTCCGGTGAACTTGAGCGACATGATCATCGACTTCACGAGCGACCTCATCTGCAGGGTGGCGCTCGGCCAGACGTACGCCGACTCCAAGGGCGGTGGCAGCCAGCTCCGGGCGCTGTTCGGGGAGTTCATGGAACTCATGGGTCAGTTCCCGGTGCGCGACTACATCCCCTGGCTGGCCTGGGTCGATTGGCTGAGTGGCCTGGACGACAGAGCGAGGAAAATCGGGCTAGAGATCGACGCTCTGCTCGAGAAAGTAATAGATGAGCATCGCCGGAGTAAGCTCACCGACAAAATCGACACCAACGACATGGATCTGGTCGACGTCTTGCTCTCCTTGGGTGATCGCAACGACGACGACGCTCCTTCCTCCACCAACATTTCGCTCACCATGGACAACATCAAAGGCCTCATTTtggttctctctctctctctctctctctctctctctcgatcttcttcctttcctttccATCTATATCTAGTATCTACCCTTTTGCAGGACATGGTTGCCGCAGGAACTGCCTCAACGAAAGCAACGTTAGAATGGGCCATGGCGGAGCTAATCCGGCACCCTGAAGAAATGGCAAAAGTGCAAGAGGAGATCCGGCGAGTCGCCGGACCCAAaggagaagaaataagagaagaggCCTTAGAAGGGATGGGTCAATTGAAGGCGGTGCTGAAGGAGACACTCCGTTTGCACCCGCCAGGTCCTCTGTTGCTCCCTCGAGAATCGACGGAGAGCACCGAGCTCCAGGGCTACTGCATCCCCAAGGGCACGAGGGTGATCGTCAATGGCTGGGCGATCGCAAGAGATCCTGCTTTGTGGGACAAGGCCGAGGAGTTCCTGCCTGAGAGGTTCCTGGGCGATTCCGGCGCCGGTGCACTCGACTTCAAGGGGAGCGACTTCAGGTACCTGCCGTTCGGAGGAGGTCGGAGAGGCTGCCCGGGCTCCGGGTTCGCCATTGCCGCAGTGGAGGTTGTCCTCGCGAGCTTGCTGTACCATTTCGACTGGGAGATGC from Zingiber officinale cultivar Zhangliang chromosome 4B, Zo_v1.1, whole genome shotgun sequence includes:
- the LOC121978034 gene encoding cytochrome P450 71A1-like, giving the protein MFYQSSLLLVMWWFLFFVFCLRWTRSKKSPVDRPPAVPGLPVFGNLHQLGSLPHRSLRALAEKHGPVMALRLGRVPTVVVSSPAGAQEVLKTRDLAFANRPDSSLADRIFYSSQDLAFSKYGEPWRQMRRIGVLHLLNQKQVHSFRKVREEEADALVARIRSAAGCPVNLSDMIIDFTSDLICRVALGQTYADSKGGGSQLRALFGEFMELMGQFPVRDYIPWLAWVDWLSGLDDRARKIGLEIDALLEKVIDEHRRSKLTDKIDTNDMDLVDVLLSLGDRNDDDAPSSTNISLTMDNIKGLILDMVAAGTASTKATLEWAMAELIRHPEEMAKVQEEIRRVAGPKGEEIREEALEGMGQLKAVLKETLRLHPPGPLLLPRESTESTELQGYCIPKGTRVIVNGWAIARDPALWDKAEEFLPERFLGDSGAGALDFKGSDFRYLPFGGGRRGCPGSGFAIAAVEVVLASLLYHFDWEMPGGLSAEEMDMDEVFGLIIQKKSSVILQGRTKPHF